TGCCGGTGAGCGCGCGCCTGCCCGGGCCGCGGCGAtgggcgcggcggcggccgaggCCGATCGCACCCTGTTCGTGGGGAACCTGGACCCCAAGGTCACCGAGGAGCTCATCTTCGAGCTGTTCCACCAGGTACCGCCGCCCAGCCCGCGCTTTGCACCGGGGGGACGGCGGGGAGGCCGCgggcgccgcggcggggcgggcgcagGGCGGGCTACGGCGGCCGCGGGAGGACAAAGTTGCGCGGGCCGCGGGTTGACGCGCGCCGTGCCGCCCCGCAGGCCGGCCCGGTGGTGAAGGTGAAGATCCCCAGGGACCGGGACGGGCGGCCCAAGCAGTTCGCCTTCGTCAACTTCAAGCACGAGGAGTCGGTGCCGTACGGGCTGAGCCTGCTGAACGGCATCAAGCTCTACGGGCGGCCCATCAAGATCCAGTTCCGCTCAGGTACCCGCCCGAGGGACAGGCAGTGACCCCATCGCCGGAGAGGAGCCAAATGCGCCAACCCCCGCCCAAGTCCTGCAGGCTGCAGTGTAACGGGTTAAACCGCACACACTGCTCCCCGCACACCCAAGGAACAGTGATGTCACAGAACCGTGGTGTCACTGGGCGCGTGTGTTTTTCCCCATACCTCAACATGGGACCTTCTGTCCATTATGGCCAAGCATAGCCCTGAGCTGAGCCTTCCAGGGgtattttgtttaattattcaTCTGTACCCCTGAAGGCTCTTCAAAAGAACCACGCGGGCAGTAACAGTGGCTACTGCTGTCAGTTCAGTGACGTGGGTTGGCCAGAATATTGCTGCCTGATCGCGCCTTTCCCCTAGGGTGTCCTGGTTTGGAGAGAGGATCACGCGCTTTAGCAGATTCCTGACAAAACTCGGGAGCTGATGAAGCGTGTGGCAACTGTCCCTTTTGTGCCCAAGCTCCTCAAGCTGCCGTTTGTTGGTCTGGTGACGTGTTTGTTTCTCCGCAGGGAGCAGCCACGCGTCTCAGGACGGGAACCCGTCCTGTTCCCCGCACGGTGCTGCCACTGCCAGCCCGGCACACCCGGCGTCCTCCTGCGGCAGGTATGAGTCCCAAGCACACTCTCTTCCCTGCGGAGCAAATGCTGGAATTCCCGGTGCCCCTCGGCCTGCGCTGCTCTTGTGTTGGTGGCTAAAATTCCTCATGTTTCTCTCCGCAGATATGACAGGAGCCCTGACGGCATAGCAGCAGGATTCCCGTCGGTGCAGAGGCCTCTGCCGCCCGACACCCTTCAGCGGCAGGCAGTGGTATGGTGTTGTCTTGTGCCCGTCATGTCTGCACTTGGCTGGCAGCACTGGACAGGGCTGTCCCTGGGTCCCAAGTGCTTGTTTGCTGCATGATTGCGTTAGGGAACGTGCTCCTGGAGTGTTGAAATCACAATTCCAGGAGAtgagcagctcctggtcctGGCGTGGCTGATGTGGGGAGGGTTTTGAGCTGCAGATGAAGCCATTGCTGATAGCGAGACATCAGTGTTTAGTCTCATTTACTCTCCTTTTCCCCCTATTTACCGTGATGGATGCGGGGGCCAGCGCGGGGTCTGCattcccccagccccgcggggctCCAGCATCCCATCCCCAGCCCTCTCTCCTCTTGTTGCAGCTGAAGAACGTCCCGTGGCAGCACCCACCGCCCTTTGGAAAATACGAACCGCACGGATTCTccttcccgccccccccgcacGCGTTCCCCCCGGCGCCGCGGCGCCCCGAGCTGCCAGCACCACGCAAGGGCCGGCTGGGCGCCCACCCGTACCTGCCCGAGAGCCGGCGCTTCGGGGAGCGTGGCAAGCGTGAGGAGCTGGGCGCGGAGGAGCGGGACGGCGAGCACCGGTACCGGGTGGGCCGCGACGAACCCGCCTACGAGGAGCGGCAGCGGGACAGCTGGAGCCACGACTACCGCAGGGACGGCTATCGGGACGTGCGCTGGCACCCGACGCGGCACTGACCGGCGCAGGACTCATGGCAAAGGAAAACCCGAGCTGTTTCCTACTGAGTATATGTATAGAAAATACAAACCCAACCCTTCGCGGTTACCTTTTAACGTTTGTAAAACTCCAAGTGGCATAGCCCTCCAAAGCCTCTTGATTTCAAATGCGTTAACTCTGCACCTCAGGGGTTTCTGTGGGGAAAAGGTGCGGCGGTTcccaaaaaaaatcaatgttttttgTGCTGCGTGGAGAAGGCGCAGGGGAATTTTTGTAGTGGGTGGAGGGGGGGGGGTTTCACCCTTTTAAGCCGAGCTGAGGTGGGGCGGATGGATTCTGGCATCCAAAATCCGGTATTTTTGATACAGAACAGTTGAATATTCTTTGTCTTGGGAAAAGGATCAAAACtctccctggaaaaaaaaaaaaaaaagaaaaaaacccaacacaacgATAAATTGTCCTCATTTCAGCCTTAAGGAGTAAAACTGGGTGCGTGCACATGGAGCTGCCGGGCCCCATGCATCCCCGGCTCTCCCCGGTGCACCCCCGGTCTCCCCGCTGCACCCCGGCTCTCCCCGGTGCACCCCCGGTCTCCCCGGTGCACCCCGGCTCTCCCCGGTGCACCCCCCGGTCTCCCCAGTGCACCCCCGGTCTCCCCGCTGCACCCCGGCTCTCCCCGGTGCACCCCCAGGTCTCCCCGGTGCACCCCGGCTCTCCCCGGTGCACCCCCCGGTCTCCCCGGTGCACCCCCCGGTCTCCCCGCTGCACCCCGGCTCTCCCCGCTGCACCCCCAGGTCTCCCCGGTGCACCCCCCGGTCTCCCCGCTGCACCCCCGGTCTCCCCGGTGCACCCCCAGGTCTCCCCGCTGCACCCCGGCTCTCCCCGCTGCACCCCGGCTCTCCCCGGTGCACCCCCCGGTCTCCCCGCTGCACCCCGGCTCTCCCCGGTGCACCCCCAGGTCTCCCGGTgtccggcccggccccgccccgcggagGCTGCGCGCCGCCGCCGGACTACAactcccagcagcccccgcgcccgccgcccgctcACCCCGGGGGCTCTTGCgccgcgggggctgccgggagctgtAGTGCGGCGGCGGCGCTTTGCGGCCTGGCGGCGATGCTGGGCGGCAGCCGCGCTGGGCTGGGACggctgcggggctgcggcgggcggctgtggcggggccggcggcgggcggcggccatGGCCGGCGGCGGGATGGGCCAGCGCATGGTCTGGGTGGACCTGGAGGTgcggggcgcgggcgggcgggccggggggcgcgggcggcggcgggcgcgctGACGGTGCCGCGGTGTGTGGCAGATGACGGGCCTGGACGTGGAGAAGGACCAGATCCTGGAGATGGCGTGTCTGATCACCGACTGCGACCTCAACGTGCTGGCCGAGGTGGGTGAGCGGGGGCGGCCGCGTCCCGGGCCCGATCCGGGGCTCCCCGGGCctgcccggcccagcccggGACAGCGGGGACGCGGAACCGGCCTCGTTCCTCACCCGATCGCTCGGTACCGGCCTCGTTCCTCACCCGATCGTGTGTgctctcctcctgccagggccCCAACCTCATCATCAACCAGCCCGACGAGCTGCTGGACAGCATGTCCGAGTGGTGCAAGGAGCATCACGGGAAGGTAACCCTGCTCCTTCTTTGCAGCGATGAGAATAACGCGTAATTCAGAATTATTAGTTGTGGCACAGTCACCTAGAAAGGGAACACTCCTGTGCCAACACTTTGAGAGATTATTCTGAGTTCTTTCAGCCACCGAAGAAAGTGTCCTCCTTGCCAGCAGCAAGACAGCAAATGCATCTCCAAATCCCTGATTATGAATTGAAATTCAAGTTAGTTTTCAATTAAGGGCCACAATTTTAAGACACCCTTaacccttcccctcctcccccctctGGCATCTTGCCCTGCCCGGGAAGGATTAGCAGGAGTTTGGAAAATGAATATTAATTTACCGTGATGggtgtttttccccttctctaGTTGAGGACTCAACCTCGGTGTCAGTTCCTGAGTGAACTGAAGGTGGTGGCACACGTTGTCGCTGCTCCCGAGGAGCTCCTCCTTGTCAATTGACTAGGAAAAGGGAAGCAATTAGAATATAGATGAAAACGCAGCCATGCAATGAATTTTTTAACCGCCACTTGGATCCGTCAAGTAGATTTTCACAGCACAGTTGTGGAAATGTATAGTGTAGCTAGacagaaataattcacagaGACCACGTGGCGCAGGTTTGACGCTTAACTAttgaaaaaagaaggaaggggcTTTTCTGATCTGTAGGAATCACAGTGAACACTGAACCAGGATCCTGCTCGCTGATCCAGGGGCCATGCTTTGCTGGGAGCATTTTTTGGAGCGTTTCATGGCAGTGTGTTTCACGGCAGCgtgttcctgctctgttttgcagTCTGGCCTCACCAAGGCTGTGAAGGAGAGCAAGATTTCCCTGCAGCAAGCGGAGTACGAGTTCCTGTCCTTCGTGCGGCAGCAGACGCCCCCgggtctctgtcccctggcaggTAAAGCCTGGTTGTTGTTACTTATCCCGGTATCACATGTTGTAATTGGGGCAGGTGAGCTGAGCGCTGACAGCAACCCGTGCCTGTCAGATCTGAGCAACAAACACAAGTGTCTTTTCTCACCATGTCTGTTGAACCAAACACCAAATACGAATCATCCCAATAAGTGAAATTAGTACCGATAGCTATTGCACTTGCAGAAAACCTGCTTCTTGCACAATACTTTGATGTGTATTTGCATGACAGGCGTTACACGAGGAGCATCTGAAGAATTAACGGGGATTACCTGTTTAAACCGCCTGTGATCCCGAAATGAAAGCATAACAAACCTTTACAATCATACTTAGCAGAAAATGGGATAAACGAGCTGCCTGCAAATCGCTGTTCACACCCTCTGATCCTTCCCTGCTCACTCTCTGCTTCTACTTCACATGTCGTTCACGGGAGCTGAGCGGCTTTGAAGAAATGTCGTGTTTTGTGTCTCTGCAGGTAACTCTGTTCACGCGGATAAGAAGTTCCTTGACAAATACATGCCTCAGTTCATGAGGCACCTTCATTACCGGATCATTGATGTCAGCACCGTCAAAGAGCTGTGCAGGTGAGCACTGCCCGAGCTCTGCAGTGCCGGGTAACTGTGGGCAGCCTGTGCAGCGGCACCAACACGCCCTTGTGAAACGAGGGGAGATTCTGCCCGCAGTCGTGACAAACCCACAGCAGCCACCAGACACATTTGGATTCCAGTTTCCTGTTTTAACTGGCACTTTTTTTCCGCTCGCAGGCGCTGGTATCCAGAAGAATACGAGTTTGCACCAAAGAAGGCGGCTTCCCACAGGTGAGGACCTGCTTTTGTCCCTGGCGGAGCGGGGTTTGTCACCAGCAGTCATGCTCCTCACGAGCAGGACATGGAGCTTCGCTGAGTGCCCGGCGCTGCTCCCAACGCTTCTGCTCTCCCCTCTGCAGCCGGGCAGGGAAAGGGTTGTTCAAACCCCGAGCAGCACAGTTTCCTTTCCAGCTGCATGTTACTGGTGTGCCAGCGCTGCTGGCCTCTTGCTTTCTGCGTACCAGCGAGTTCTGGTTCCATTCCTGACAGATGTGCGAACCCTGCACCTCACAGTTCGGTTTCTTACGGGCTGGGATTTCTCAGATGCGTTGGAATCCAGATGTAGCCGAAGATGTGAGCGGGTGTTTTGAACCCTCCTCAATTCTCTTTCAGAGCACTCGATGACATCAGGGAAAGCATCAAAGAGCTCCAGTTCTACAGAGACAGCATCTTCAAGAGGAAAACGGatgaaaagaagaggaaactaATAGAGAATGGAGAGAGCGATAAAACTGCCAGCTGATCTCTCACCGTGCCGTCCGCTGGCAGGTGTGGGATGTGTCTCCTGGTTCTTTTCTGTTTGCCGGTCTCTCCAGAAGCTGCACCCTCAGTTCCTTTGCTTCTCACCAGCTGTTCCGATGCGGGTGGGAGCCGGAGTTACCGCTTCTTTTTGGTTTGAGCGAGGAACCCACATGCTCGAGCCCAGCAGCCTCTTTCTTTGTACGTTGTAGGTAAAACACGCAGTTTGATACTCCCTCTTTTAGATGCACTCTTTCAGTACACAATAAAACAGTTCTGTTGGAAGGGGGTGTTTTTGTGCAGCCTCTTTCCCATGCGGGGTGAACCAGGTGAATGCAGAAATGCCCGTTCGCACAGCACAGACCCACCTGTGGCACCACCGCTGTACCCTCCACAGGGGCAAAGCGGCCGCGTTGCCACCGAGACCCACTCCCTTCCCAGGGAAGCAGGACACAGGACAGAACCCCCAAGTGTCCCCACGGGGAGGTACCTGTGATGCTGTAACCCCGTCCCTCTGTCCTTTCGCAGCCAGCGTCGCAGCTCCTGCCCGACCTCCTGGGGAAAAGAGCTCTCAGTCTGCGAAGCAAAGGCTGTAAGAGCACGCGGGGTGTACGTCTCCCTGCTCTGGTTTTACAATGGGTGTTAATAGCAATGACCATCCCCGGCTCCTCCGTCACTCGGACTATTTGAACACCTGCTCTTCTAACCGGGGGAATGACTGTTACTGCAGAGAGGCCGTTAAAATGGTTAATGGTGCAAATAAACGAGTCTTTGCAGCGTCTCGCTCCTTTGTCAGCGACTCCTGGTAAGGAGGTGGTTGGAATGTGGTTTATTTACGGTGCCTGGCTGCAGGGGGGGGCTCACACCCCCTCGCCAGGGTAGCCCCCAAaatgctgctgggctgggtgacACCGGGGACGCGCCTTCGCCACCACTCCGGCAGATGCACCCACGGCCACATGCCAGCCAGATCTGCTGGAgctttgattttggttttgttggtttttccccttcctttgaCTACTTCTTTCCGACCTGCTACTCCtccttttcatattttattcctttttaaggggcttttatttttcttgaaacattttttcaaggaaaatatgCCATCTGtgtttatacatttttaaatattgtttattCTTGCTGCTGAAGTAACTGTGCCGTGTGATGGATTTTTATCTCATTTCCCTGTATTATGCAATAGCTTCCCTGTCTTCATGCGCTGCCATTGTTTGAGGTTCCGATTTAGCACAAATTTGTCACACGTCTCGGCAAAGCGCAGATAAAACCCACCAAAAGCAGGTGGAGTTTTTGTGCTCCCTCCTGCACAAGATGTGGACCCTCCTGCAAGCACCAACCCCCCAGCTTCACACCGTTCCCTGTCCAGGAGGATTTACACGAGTTGTTATTTCTGAAAGCTCGATCAATATTGCACTTAGGATCACAAAGGTTTGGAATGCTAAAATAACGTTTCACACTTGCAGTCTCGTTATTTATTTAACCAAAGCGCTTTATGAGAAATCACCCACTGATGGAAACGGCCTCGCTTGGGAACAACCAACAAAAGGGACACAGCAGAGTTGTGAAAACTGCCCTGCGAGAGCAGAGCTTTGCAGGCTGTCCCACATCCACGACGGTGCTTAACTATCCTGCCGAAAACGAGGGTGTCGGGCGGGAGGGGACAGCAGCGCAATGTCCTTGCTCCGCATTGCCGGCTCTGCTCTTTGCAAGGCAAACGGGACGCACACATTTGCTGCCAAGGTGCCCGGGGTGCACCAAACGATAAGGACTTTGTAATACACACTTTTCAGAGTTTATCTCCCCACCTGGACACGGAAAGGCAGAGCTGGTACCCGGCTGCGGATGCCGGCGCCGCATCGGCATCCTGGGGCGCGGCGCTGTGGACAACAGCGCGGTTTGGACGTggtaggtaaaaaaaaaaaaaaaaaattactcgAAGGCAAACGAAGCATGCCTGCatttttcaatttcatttaataaattATCTTGGCTCcagtaattatttatttgaaataggAATTTGCTGAGAGGCCTCGAGTCCTTTAATACCACGTTAATAATGGAACCAGGGATTACTGCTACAATTCTAAAGTGAGTTACAAAACCGCATCACTTATTCTGTCTGGGTTTTGAAGCGGAATGTGCAATTGCTGCAGCTGGAAACATGCACCCTCGGCAGCACCGCAAGGTGCAGTAGAAGCTTCAGCCCGTTctcaaaccaaagaaaataagcCTGATGCCCCTGCGCCCCTCAGCCCGTCCATCCTCCCACACTGCACTATTTAGGCGCAAACCACGGAGATCGGGACGAGCAGCAGCTCGTGCCCCACCAAAGCCAAGGAAGAGAGAGCTGCACCTCTGAAAGTCTCACTTTTGCTTGGTTCCACTCAAATCCCCACTTTTCCCAACAAAGAATTGGCAAAGCCCTGAGCCAACCCCAGCCCGCGGCTCAAGGTCGGCTGCAGACAGCCCGGAACAGAAATCCTTCAGACACGtctgttatttttcctcccGCCGCCGTTGATGATACCCTTTTACTGGAATAACTCACTGATGCTGACAGATGAGCTTTTAGGCTACTGAAATCTCCGTGACACTTTAAGTGCTCTAAATGACAAAACAAGGACGTGCAGAATTATCCTGCGCTCGCTCGATAAAACACAACTTGTCAGAAACTTGTGTGCGGCTCCAGCCCCGGCGAGGACGGGTCACCCCCCATGTCCCAGGGCTGTTCTTGCGGTGGGCGAGCACACAGAACAGCGCGGGCAGGGGAAAACGGGGAAAAAGTGCAAAACCTGGTGTTGTGGAGAGGAAGAGCACGGCTGGGGCGCAGCCGAGGATTCCTGCGTGGAGCCATGGGGACGAAGGCTCCTCCGGGCACAAGGGACCCCCTGGTGACAACGGGCAGGGCTGTCCCTCCCGCTGCCACCCCAGTGACTGATGAGAACCAAACGGCGTGAACTGCCGGGCGCTGATACGGTGTTTGGTCTGTCGTGCTGATGTCTGATCTGTCGTGCGTGGGGTCAGTGCTGTGTGTGGGGCAGCAACTGCCACTCAGGTGACACGGGAGGGAGAGGTGACAGCGAGGGATCCGCTCCCAGCacgggcagggaaaggcagtaAATGGGTGTGATTAGCCCGATGTGATAATGGGTGTGATAGAGCCTAActgagaaagcattttaaagagaaatcaaTTAGGCGCTGAGCTGAGCGGCCCCAGGGACGAGGATGCTCTGGaccggtcccggtcccggtccccaCGGTACCATGAGCGCCCAGGCTGGGTAACCCACCCACGCCATGCAGGACGCTAATTAAGCCACGCAAACGAAGAACCGCGAGGCCGAGGGGAAGGAGCCCCTTTCCCCACCCGGGCAGAGCCTGGGGGGCCGGGGACCCCCGCCCCAGCGCTGCAGAGACCGGCGGAGCGGGGAGGATCGGGCCCGCCCCAGGGAGCCCCGCTGTTCTCCGCTGCTCTGCTTAAACCCGGCTCGGGGTCCCCCAAACCGCGCCTGCCCGCGAAGGAGCACGATGGTCCCAAACCGCggccccaaacctcccctgtGCTCGGACACGGGTAAAGGAAAGGGAACCACAACAGAGAGTGTCAGTGCGAATCAGGCTGCAAGCCGTACAGTCATCCCACACCCGCTTTATCCCGTCTAACGTTTGActgatttgaaaagaaaatctttcctCTGTGCAACTGCATTTTGCAATAGATGCACAGCCCATGCGAGGGCGCAATGGGAGAAGTCACCCTGCAGCTTCCCCCGGTTCTCTTGCACCCTGGCAGCTCCGCACACCGCACCGCAaggaaatacaataaaataaaataactgtgCTCCTGACCCCAGCAGATGGGACCGGAGGGAGGACCACGCTCTCCAAACTTGGCAGAAGGGAAACaaagcacagagagagaaacaacCACTTAAGGTCACCCAGGGAATCGTCAGCAGAGCCAAAAACCGTGTTGAGATCTCCAGGGCACCCGCTTCTTCCACCACGagattttccttcctctgtccctCTCGACACCCAAGTTACAACTAAAACCGCGTCCCGTTTCCCTTGGCAGCACCGCGGCTTTGGCGCAGCCCCAGCACGTCCACCAGCTGTCCCGGCTGCTGTTGCTGCGGTTGGTCTCCTGGTGTCTCCCGAAGACCGGGGCTGCGCAGCATTTTGGGAACACAGCGATGGGGCCGCGATGGAGACGCTGCTCGGGCAGCAGAGCGGGGTTGGGGCGATGGTTTTGGTCCGCGAGCCCCTGCAGAGGATGGGCTGCCCGCGGAACAGCCTCCAGGTGAGCTCAGACGGGTCCTTCTAGAAAATGACCTCCCTCCAATGCACCCACTACAATTTCAGGCAGCAAAACGCAAAGGGTGTGTTTGGGGGCAGTTATTTCCCTTTGCAGAGGGACAGAGTCCCCTGGCCGGGGTCTGTGCGGTGGCCTCTGCTGTGTGCGCTCCCCGCCCACCTGGAGAGAGCCTCAGTACGTAATTACATACCATTAGCGAGCAGAATAACACGCCTGCTTTGGGTAATCACACAGAGCGCAATTTCTGCCAGTCTCCTAGATACCACAGACACATAAGCATTGGGCTTGTTTTTTTTGCAGGACAGTATTTTGGAAGAATTATTTCAAGCCAGTAATAAAAACTGCAGACATGCAGTCCTGGTTTCGCTGGGCTCAGacaaaaaacaaagggaaaattcACTGTGAAGGCCAATCAACCAGTAGGATTtcacattttatgtatttattttttaaaacacctaATTAAGAGCAGATTTAACGTAGCGAAAAGCAAGCCAGCCTTCAGAACATTTGCTGGCGCGCTCTCTGCCCGGAGATCGCGTGGATACCTGGCGTTGATTTAAAGActtccagagctgtgctgccatccctGGGTAAACCCTCCTCATGTTTTACGACTGCGCTGCAAGGAACTTGTCCCATATTTCTTGCCTGAATTCGCCCGACTCCCGTTTCTAAGCCCCAGGTACAATTCTGCCTCTCCCAGTTCCGCCCTCACCATCCTCACCGCTCTCCTcgccccttctcctcccctttcccaggcGCTTTTCGACGCAGATAATCAGATCGGATGAGCCCAGAGCTGTTAATCCCCCGTTTTCTGGAAACCAGAGCAGCGCACGCCCGGTGCCACCAGACGTTTCGGACAGAGCGCGCGgtccagcccggcccggcccccctCCACCCTCCCCGGCCCTTCTCCTGGTGTTCTCCGGCCCCGGTGCGCAAAGGAAAGCGAAGCGGAGCTCGGGAGCCGCTCGGCGCCCAAGGTCGCGGCGCGGGGACACCCGTCTCCAttccccgccagccccgggtCCCGGCGCGGGAGCGGCGAGCGCTGCACGAGCCCCGGCCGGCAAAGAGGAGATTGCTCCCTAAGACAGCGGCTCGGCCGAGAATGCTGGCTCAAGTCAGGCCATCGGGGACCTCTGACAACTCTAAGATCCAATCAACTTTAAAATATCACTGTCTCAGCCAGGCGGCGAGCCTTGGAATAGAAAACAAGCGACCCTGTTTTATTTACAGGGGGGAAAACGGAAAGTGCGTTCTCCCTGTCCT
This region of Caloenas nicobarica isolate bCalNic1 chromosome 26, bCalNic1.hap1, whole genome shotgun sequence genomic DNA includes:
- the RBM7 gene encoding RNA-binding protein 7, coding for MGAAAAEADRTLFVGNLDPKVTEELIFELFHQAGPVVKVKIPRDRDGRPKQFAFVNFKHEESVPYGLSLLNGIKLYGRPIKIQFRSGSSHASQDGNPSCSPHGAATASPAHPASSCGRYDRSPDGIAAGFPSVQRPLPPDTLQRQAVLKNVPWQHPPPFGKYEPHGFSFPPPPHAFPPAPRRPELPAPRKGRLGAHPYLPESRRFGERGKREELGAEERDGEHRYRVGRDEPAYEERQRDSWSHDYRRDGYRDVRWHPTRH
- the REXO2 gene encoding oligoribonuclease, mitochondrial, giving the protein MLGGSRAGLGRLRGCGGRLWRGRRRAAAMAGGGMGQRMVWVDLEMTGLDVEKDQILEMACLITDCDLNVLAEGPNLIINQPDELLDSMSEWCKEHHGKSGLTKAVKESKISLQQAEYEFLSFVRQQTPPGLCPLAGNSVHADKKFLDKYMPQFMRHLHYRIIDVSTVKELCRRWYPEEYEFAPKKAASHRALDDIRESIKELQFYRDSIFKRKTDEKKRKLIENGESDKTAS